One part of the Rhizobium rhizogenes genome encodes these proteins:
- the fhuB gene encoding Fe(3+)-hydroxamate ABC transporter permease FhuB has protein sequence MTARPLQLFFVLLFVLACGLSLHAGLQRLPFSAWPGLPFDAAKLSMDQVIFAFSLMPRAAVAILAGAMLGLSGALLQQLLRNPIADPSTLGISAGAQLAIVIATLFFPSVLDGNRALVALTGAAAAAGIVFLLGWRRSFEPVTMVVSGLLVGTTAASVSAALTLAQGEYLMSLVVWNGGSLSQQDWSNAFSLAFQLLAGLVLTGLLIRPLTVLGLGDAGARSLGVSLFSIRLAVAAVAVALAAFVAAAVGLVSFIGLAAPALTRALGVRRSSAVLMVSPLLGGLLLWFCDGLVQLLASTTAEVFPTGAVTALIGGPLLLWLLPKIRPTDVHRSEGGDVAARRRLAALLPVLVIMAVLIFAALAIGKGPDGWTVLGAGDLQSLLPFRWPRLVAAIAAGGLLAMAGALLQRLTGNPMASPEVIGVSGGAGLGFAAAITIFPAAGLFELFAGAGIGSAAVMTLVLFFAVRRYLAPEKILLAGIAVSSLCSAVLSALLAIGDQRAWQILAWLSGSGSTATPASAIFLAVLSVVLLSGALSVTRWLTILPLGRDVPLSLGLPLSLARIAVIAVAGIATGAASLLVGPLSFVGLMAPHIALRAGFTTPRDHLFASFLFGAVLMALSDLGARTVTFPYELPLGLFAALAGAPYLIWLSGRRQ, from the coding sequence GTGACGGCGCGGCCTCTCCAGCTTTTCTTCGTGCTTCTCTTCGTTCTGGCCTGCGGGCTTTCGCTGCATGCCGGCCTGCAACGGCTACCTTTCAGCGCATGGCCCGGCCTGCCGTTCGATGCCGCCAAGCTGTCGATGGATCAGGTGATTTTCGCCTTCAGCCTGATGCCGCGTGCAGCTGTCGCCATTCTGGCGGGTGCGATGCTCGGCCTGTCCGGTGCGCTTCTCCAGCAATTGTTGCGCAATCCGATTGCCGATCCTTCGACGCTCGGCATTTCCGCCGGCGCGCAGCTGGCCATCGTCATCGCCACCCTGTTCTTTCCCTCGGTGCTGGATGGCAATCGTGCATTGGTGGCACTCACGGGCGCTGCCGCTGCCGCCGGCATTGTCTTCCTTCTCGGCTGGCGGCGGTCCTTCGAGCCGGTGACCATGGTGGTATCTGGGCTTCTCGTTGGCACTACCGCCGCCTCCGTTTCGGCGGCGCTGACGCTGGCGCAGGGCGAATATCTGATGTCGCTTGTCGTCTGGAACGGCGGCTCGCTCAGCCAGCAGGACTGGTCGAATGCCTTTTCTCTTGCCTTCCAGCTTCTCGCCGGCCTTGTGCTGACCGGTTTGCTGATAAGGCCATTGACGGTTCTTGGTCTCGGCGATGCTGGCGCTCGATCGCTCGGCGTATCGCTGTTTTCGATCAGGCTGGCGGTCGCGGCCGTTGCGGTCGCGCTTGCCGCCTTCGTGGCCGCTGCGGTCGGCCTCGTCAGTTTCATCGGCCTTGCCGCACCGGCGCTCACCCGGGCACTCGGCGTGCGGCGGTCATCCGCCGTGCTCATGGTTTCGCCACTGCTGGGCGGGCTGCTGCTCTGGTTCTGCGATGGTCTCGTTCAGCTTCTGGCAAGCACGACGGCCGAAGTTTTCCCCACGGGCGCGGTAACGGCGCTGATCGGCGGACCATTGCTTCTGTGGCTATTGCCGAAAATCCGGCCGACCGATGTCCACCGCAGCGAAGGCGGTGATGTTGCGGCAAGACGTCGGCTCGCCGCACTGCTGCCGGTGCTCGTCATCATGGCTGTGCTGATCTTTGCAGCGCTGGCCATCGGCAAAGGCCCGGATGGCTGGACGGTGCTGGGTGCCGGTGACCTGCAAAGCCTCTTGCCGTTTCGCTGGCCGCGGCTGGTGGCGGCCATCGCCGCCGGCGGTCTGCTGGCCATGGCGGGTGCGCTTCTCCAAAGGCTGACCGGCAATCCCATGGCAAGCCCGGAGGTAATCGGCGTCAGCGGCGGCGCCGGCCTCGGTTTTGCCGCCGCCATCACGATTTTTCCGGCGGCAGGCCTCTTTGAATTGTTCGCGGGTGCCGGCATCGGCTCGGCGGCGGTCATGACCCTCGTGCTGTTCTTTGCGGTGCGCCGATATCTGGCGCCGGAAAAAATACTGCTTGCCGGTATTGCCGTCAGTTCGCTCTGCTCGGCGGTGCTTTCGGCCCTGCTTGCCATTGGTGACCAGCGTGCATGGCAGATTCTTGCCTGGCTCAGCGGTTCGGGTTCGACGGCGACGCCCGCGTCGGCGATTTTTCTTGCCGTGCTCTCCGTCGTTCTGCTTTCAGGTGCGCTGTCGGTGACGCGCTGGCTGACAATCCTGCCGCTCGGCCGGGATGTGCCGCTGTCCCTCGGGCTGCCGCTCAGTCTCGCACGCATTGCCGTCATCGCGGTGGCCGGCATCGCCACCGGTGCGGCCTCGTTGCTTGTCGGTCCCTTGAGTTTCGTCGGGTTGATGGCGCCGCATATCGCACTTCGCGCCGGCTTCACCACGCCGCGCGACCATCTGTTCGCTTCTTTCCTTTTCGGAGCGGTGCTGATGGCGCTTTCCGATCTCGGAGCGCGAACGGTCACCTTTCCCTATGAGCTGCCGCTTGGGCTTTTTGCGGCACTGGCCGGTGCGCCTTACCTGATCTGGCTTTCAGGCAGGCGCCAATGA
- a CDS encoding iron-siderophore ABC transporter substrate-binding protein: protein MTRKDPWMSPLWGRREFLGLLAASALAGKARAAVTPRIAAIDWAMLETSVALGVMPVAATELIQFRVGAVEPEIPENVVDLGLRGAPNFELLQLTRPDLILISPFYTRYTGRLEAIAPVFSLPFYVKGEPPFGKALAAVSALGEKLGRADEARRVLSETEAALQAMRTRLAGFSARPTYVINIGDARHFRAFGADSMFGDVLGRLGLANAWVDRSQFTFAAPVPLENLAASPEARIVIVSDIPVEARESLRNSAIWRALPAARENRVVTLGNVSPYGGITAGMRFARLLAEALTAQGEAL, encoded by the coding sequence ATGACGCGCAAGGATCCATGGATGTCCCCCCTTTGGGGGCGGCGGGAATTTTTAGGCCTGCTCGCCGCTTCGGCTCTTGCAGGCAAGGCGCGGGCGGCGGTGACGCCCCGCATCGCCGCAATCGACTGGGCCATGCTCGAAACCTCCGTGGCGCTCGGCGTCATGCCGGTGGCTGCAACCGAGCTCATTCAGTTCAGGGTCGGTGCGGTCGAGCCGGAAATCCCTGAGAACGTCGTTGATCTTGGTCTGCGCGGCGCACCGAATTTCGAGCTACTGCAATTGACTCGGCCGGATCTCATTCTGATCTCACCTTTCTACACGCGCTACACCGGCAGGCTGGAAGCGATTGCGCCGGTCTTCTCGCTGCCTTTTTACGTGAAGGGCGAGCCGCCTTTCGGAAAAGCGCTTGCGGCAGTGTCGGCTCTTGGCGAAAAGCTCGGCCGGGCTGATGAGGCGCGCAGGGTTCTGAGCGAAACGGAGGCGGCGCTGCAAGCCATGCGCACCCGCCTTGCCGGTTTTTCCGCGCGGCCGACCTATGTGATCAATATTGGTGACGCCCGGCATTTTCGTGCTTTTGGTGCTGATAGCATGTTCGGGGATGTGCTTGGTCGGCTGGGGCTTGCCAATGCCTGGGTGGATCGTTCGCAATTCACTTTCGCAGCGCCGGTGCCGCTGGAAAATCTCGCCGCGTCGCCGGAGGCGCGTATCGTCATCGTCTCCGATATTCCGGTGGAAGCCCGTGAGAGCCTGCGCAACAGCGCCATCTGGCGAGCCCTTCCGGCCGCGCGGGAAAACCGCGTGGTGACGCTCGGCAATGTCAGCCCCTATGGCGGTATCACCGCCGGTATGCGTTTTGCGCGGCTTCTGGCCGAGGCTTTGACGGCGCAGGGAGAAGCCCTGTGA
- a CDS encoding TonB-dependent siderophore receptor: MTARVMKGLGVQGKTKHISILAGGCAAIAYVAFLSPLPALAQEAGTTVLQTITVEGGKKQDPKAPVKGYVAKSSASATKTGRSLIETPQSVSVITRDQMEAQTVRNLSEALNYVPGVVAQPSGSDPRFDAPRIRGFAGNQLQFLNGLRLMRTAGAPSYEVYGLERVEVIRGPASVLYGQGNPGGLINLVSKRPTFERFGEVGAQIGSFDYYQSMFDIGGPVADSDSFAYRLTGLARNAHAQTDNLQNDRYFIAPALTWQPDEDTKLTVLASYQHDNPSSPSGLPPALTYARPGNMLDRSFYVGDPSFDTSNRKFTNIGYEFEHRFDETFTFRQNARYSNFDWSYRALGMSSSSGGMIGNLIRRNATFQDELLNTFNIDNSLQADFSTGPVDHTLLVGLDYRYFDNNVKTEFWAATPLNPVNPVYGGPVSLTSRTLYADVKTDISQIGLYAQDEMAIENWRITAGLRQDWASTGGTTFNGTTYRALDKDDHKLTGRVGVSYLFDGGIAPYVSYATSFEPVPQPAVGDAPKPTTGEQWEAGIKYQPEGFDGFFSAAIYDLKQKNVTTTVGGVTQQMDEAHVKGLELEGVASIADGLDLRAAYTYMDSEVAGRVNNGRELDNAPQHAASLWLDYTFAEDTALEGFGIGGGVRYVGKRYGDAANTFEMKGLALLDLGVHYEKNGYRASLLVQNLTDKEYISSCSTFGCYYGDGRTVMGKLTYRW, translated from the coding sequence GTGACGGCGCGGGTGATGAAGGGTCTTGGCGTGCAGGGAAAAACCAAACACATTTCCATTCTGGCGGGCGGTTGCGCCGCCATTGCCTATGTGGCGTTTTTGTCCCCGCTTCCCGCCCTTGCGCAGGAAGCCGGAACGACGGTGCTGCAGACCATCACCGTGGAAGGTGGTAAAAAGCAGGACCCCAAGGCACCGGTGAAAGGTTATGTGGCCAAAAGCAGTGCCAGCGCCACCAAGACGGGCCGCTCCCTGATCGAGACACCACAATCCGTCTCCGTCATCACCCGGGACCAGATGGAGGCGCAGACTGTCCGCAATCTCAGCGAAGCACTGAATTATGTGCCTGGCGTCGTCGCGCAGCCTTCAGGTTCCGATCCGCGCTTTGATGCGCCGCGTATTCGCGGCTTCGCCGGAAACCAGCTGCAGTTCCTCAATGGTCTGCGGCTGATGCGCACGGCCGGCGCGCCATCCTACGAAGTCTATGGTCTGGAGCGGGTGGAGGTCATTCGCGGGCCGGCCTCGGTGCTTTATGGTCAGGGCAATCCCGGTGGACTCATCAATCTCGTCAGCAAGCGGCCGACCTTCGAGCGTTTCGGTGAAGTGGGCGCGCAGATCGGCAGCTTCGATTATTATCAGTCGATGTTCGATATTGGTGGCCCGGTGGCGGATAGCGACAGCTTTGCCTATCGCCTGACCGGCCTTGCCCGCAATGCCCATGCCCAGACCGACAATCTGCAGAACGACCGCTATTTCATCGCCCCGGCTCTCACATGGCAGCCGGATGAGGATACGAAGCTGACGGTTCTTGCGTCCTATCAGCACGATAATCCAAGTTCACCTTCCGGCCTGCCGCCGGCGCTGACTTATGCTCGGCCCGGCAACATGCTGGACCGCAGTTTTTATGTCGGCGATCCGTCCTTTGATACGTCGAACCGTAAATTCACCAATATCGGTTATGAATTCGAGCACCGTTTCGACGAGACCTTCACCTTCCGGCAAAATGCGCGTTATTCCAATTTCGACTGGTCCTACCGGGCGCTCGGCATGTCTTCGAGCAGCGGCGGCATGATCGGCAATCTCATCCGCCGCAATGCGACGTTTCAGGACGAGTTGCTGAATACGTTCAACATCGACAACAGCCTGCAGGCGGATTTTTCCACCGGGCCGGTGGATCACACCCTGCTTGTCGGGCTGGATTATCGTTATTTCGACAATAACGTCAAAACCGAATTCTGGGCCGCGACGCCGCTCAACCCTGTCAATCCCGTCTATGGCGGACCGGTCAGCCTGACCTCACGCACGCTTTATGCCGATGTGAAGACGGATATCTCGCAGATCGGACTTTATGCGCAGGACGAGATGGCGATTGAGAACTGGCGCATCACCGCCGGCCTGCGGCAGGATTGGGCAAGCACCGGCGGCACGACCTTCAATGGCACGACCTATCGTGCACTCGACAAGGACGACCACAAGCTTACCGGTCGCGTCGGCGTCAGCTATCTCTTCGATGGCGGCATCGCACCCTATGTCAGCTACGCCACGTCCTTCGAACCGGTGCCGCAGCCGGCTGTCGGCGATGCGCCGAAGCCGACCACAGGCGAGCAATGGGAAGCCGGCATCAAATATCAACCCGAAGGTTTCGACGGTTTCTTCTCCGCGGCGATCTATGATCTGAAGCAGAAGAACGTGACGACGACGGTGGGCGGCGTGACGCAGCAGATGGACGAGGCGCATGTCAAAGGCCTCGAACTGGAAGGCGTTGCAAGCATTGCCGACGGGCTCGATCTGCGTGCGGCCTATACCTACATGGACAGCGAAGTGGCGGGCCGCGTCAACAACGGCAGGGAACTGGACAATGCGCCGCAGCATGCCGCGAGCCTCTGGCTCGACTACACCTTCGCGGAGGATACGGCGCTTGAAGGCTTCGGTATCGGTGGCGGCGTCCGTTATGTCGGAAAGCGTTATGGCGATGCCGCCAATACCTTCGAAATGAAGGGTCTCGCTTTGCTCGATCTCGGCGTGCATTACGAGAAGAACGGCTATCGCGCTTCGCTCCTCGTGCAAAACTTGACTGATAAAGAATATATTTCTAGTTGCTCCACTTTCGGATGCTATTACGGTGACGGAAGAACGGTCATGGGCAAGCTGACCTATCGTTGGTGA
- a CDS encoding LysR family transcriptional regulator, with translation MGRKPASRADTFELRHLRYFTTLVDERNFERAAARLGIAQPGLSQQIMALEDIVGMPLLDRTRRSVKLTTPGQLLYEDARKILANAEATLAALKRVDRGETGRISIGYVASAAYSGLLIKSIASFRASHPDVELQLIEMEMRLQLAKIADGNLDFAFIRPPAPIPEGVTTHVVLREPLMAALPENHPLAYTLQVDLRNLAGETFITPRQPPDVGFHYNTIEACNEAGFQPAISPEGRDYTTIASMVAIGLGVALVPRSLDCLRLPGLRYVPLAASSTTSDLAIAHRKTEASPAVRAFILHTRS, from the coding sequence ATGGGCAGGAAACCGGCAAGCCGGGCGGACACATTCGAATTGCGTCACCTGCGCTATTTCACCACGCTGGTGGATGAGCGCAATTTCGAGCGCGCCGCCGCCCGCCTCGGCATTGCCCAGCCCGGTTTGAGCCAGCAGATCATGGCGCTTGAGGATATTGTCGGCATGCCGCTGCTCGACCGGACACGCCGGTCGGTAAAGCTCACCACTCCGGGCCAGCTTCTCTATGAGGATGCCCGGAAAATCCTTGCCAATGCCGAGGCGACCCTTGCCGCCCTCAAACGTGTCGATCGTGGCGAAACCGGCCGCATCTCCATCGGTTATGTCGCCTCCGCCGCCTATTCCGGCCTGCTGATAAAGTCCATCGCCAGTTTTCGCGCCTCCCATCCCGATGTTGAATTGCAGTTGATCGAGATGGAAATGCGGCTGCAGCTGGCCAAGATTGCCGATGGCAACCTGGATTTCGCCTTCATCCGCCCGCCAGCCCCTATCCCCGAAGGGGTCACGACCCATGTGGTTCTGCGAGAGCCGCTGATGGCGGCCCTGCCGGAAAATCATCCCCTGGCCTACACATTGCAGGTCGATCTCAGGAACCTTGCCGGCGAAACCTTCATCACGCCACGACAGCCGCCGGATGTCGGCTTTCATTACAATACGATAGAAGCCTGCAACGAAGCCGGGTTCCAGCCGGCGATAAGCCCGGAAGGCCGCGACTACACCACCATCGCCAGCATGGTGGCGATCGGCCTCGGCGTCGCGCTGGTGCCACGCTCGCTCGATTGCCTGAGGCTGCCCGGCTTGCGCTACGTGCCGCTTGCTGCAAGCTCCACAACCTCGGATCTCGCCATCGCCCACCGGAAAACGGAAGCCTCTCCCGCCGTCAGGGCCTTCATTCTCCACACCCGCAGCTGA
- a CDS encoding phosphoethanolamine transferase, with translation MDLAVALFTAKATGIESYRPEIGSVPLSLLTGAYLLFFMNQTFWSKVHTYLSAYPVAIVALYVAMAALFGALITIFSAKYLIKPFLIFLVFAAAAASWFMDRYGIVIDSDMIRNAMETTQAEAGNLITPGFLWHMAIYGLVPSIVIIAIRIRHRPILEKLLWNTISILVCLTIAGIISFANSKTFTTAVRQHKDIVKSVNPLSPMMSTIHYFTQAGQEAEIQVSPLGKDARLLPALGGVRKPRITVIVAGETARAANFSLNGYERDTNPELAKRNVIYFPSTTSCGTATAISIPCMFSKFPRSEYSHSKALANENVMDVLVHAGVGATWLDNNTGSKNVADRIPYFDLPSTNDSRFCTGGECRDDIFFDKLDSWLNNVKKDSVIVLHQMGSHGPTYYLRYTDEFRKFTPDCRTAELGNCSDAEIVNSYDNTLLYTDHFLSTVIDKLKARSDTLATGMIYASDHGESLGENGVYLHGAPYLLAPDQQTHVPFLVWFDDDFAKSMGLDRACLAKTAAEGGRSHDNYFHSILGMMNVSTSVYDPSLDVFGGCTQRQNS, from the coding sequence GTGGACTTGGCAGTGGCTCTTTTTACCGCGAAAGCGACAGGCATCGAATCGTATCGTCCGGAAATAGGCAGCGTGCCTCTCAGCCTGCTGACGGGCGCCTATCTGCTGTTTTTCATGAACCAGACATTCTGGTCGAAGGTCCATACCTATCTTTCCGCTTATCCGGTTGCCATCGTTGCACTTTATGTCGCCATGGCAGCGCTTTTCGGCGCCCTCATCACGATTTTTTCCGCCAAATATCTCATCAAGCCGTTTCTGATCTTCCTGGTATTCGCCGCCGCCGCCGCATCCTGGTTCATGGACCGCTACGGCATCGTCATCGACAGCGACATGATCCGCAACGCCATGGAAACGACGCAGGCGGAAGCCGGTAATCTGATTACCCCCGGCTTTCTCTGGCATATGGCGATTTACGGGCTGGTTCCATCCATCGTCATCATCGCCATCCGCATCCGGCATCGGCCGATTCTCGAGAAGCTGCTGTGGAACACCATCAGCATCCTGGTCTGTCTCACCATCGCGGGCATCATCAGCTTTGCGAATTCAAAGACATTCACCACCGCCGTCCGCCAGCACAAGGATATCGTCAAGAGCGTCAACCCGCTGTCGCCGATGATGTCCACCATTCACTATTTCACGCAGGCCGGTCAGGAAGCCGAGATACAGGTCAGCCCCCTCGGCAAGGATGCAAGGCTTCTTCCGGCGCTCGGCGGCGTGCGCAAGCCGCGCATCACCGTCATCGTGGCCGGCGAGACCGCGCGCGCCGCGAATTTTTCCCTGAACGGTTACGAGCGCGACACCAATCCGGAACTCGCCAAGCGCAACGTGATCTATTTCCCCAGCACCACCAGCTGCGGCACGGCGACGGCGATCTCCATTCCCTGCATGTTCTCGAAGTTCCCGCGCTCGGAATACAGCCACAGCAAGGCGCTCGCCAACGAGAACGTCATGGATGTCCTCGTCCACGCCGGCGTCGGCGCCACATGGCTGGACAACAACACCGGCAGCAAGAACGTCGCCGACCGCATTCCCTATTTCGACCTGCCCTCCACCAATGACAGCCGCTTCTGCACCGGTGGAGAATGCCGCGACGACATCTTCTTCGACAAGCTCGACTCCTGGCTCAACAACGTCAAGAAGGACAGCGTCATCGTATTGCACCAGATGGGCAGCCACGGGCCGACCTATTACCTGCGCTACACCGACGAGTTCCGCAAATTCACCCCGGATTGCCGCACCGCCGAACTTGGCAATTGCAGCGATGCCGAGATCGTCAACTCCTACGACAATACGCTGCTTTACACCGACCATTTCCTCTCGACCGTGATCGACAAGCTGAAAGCGCGCTCCGACACCCTGGCGACGGGCATGATCTACGCATCGGACCACGGCGAATCCCTTGGTGAAAACGGCGTCTACCTGCATGGAGCGCCCTATCTGCTCGCCCCGGATCAGCAGACCCATGTGCCGTTTCTTGTCTGGTTCGATGACGATTTCGCCAAATCCATGGGGCTGGACCGGGCATGCCTTGCAAAAACCGCAGCAGAGGGCGGGCGCTCCCACGACAACTATTTCCACAGCATTCTTGGCATGATGAACGTCTCCACTTCCGTCTACGATCCCTCGCTCGATGTGTTCGGTGGGTGCACCCAGCGCCAAAACAGCTGA
- a CDS encoding response regulator transcription factor, translating into MRVLLVEDDHVLGEALRDHVAAAGHAVDWFKTLGDAMAATLTMAYGLILLDMRLPDGEGITLLQALRRRDDATPVIILTAHDQVSDRIAGLNAGADDYLVKPFDLDELSARMLAVSRRYEGRSAPVIRLPGIEINQVARNITVDGTAQTLSAREWAVLEKLVEHPGAVVSKAQLHDTLYEFGAEIESNTVEVYISRLRKKIGHDRVETVRGVGYTIK; encoded by the coding sequence TTGCGGGTTCTGCTTGTTGAAGACGATCATGTCCTGGGAGAGGCGTTGCGAGACCATGTCGCGGCGGCCGGGCACGCTGTGGACTGGTTCAAGACGCTCGGCGACGCCATGGCGGCGACGCTGACCATGGCTTACGGCCTGATCCTGCTCGACATGCGCCTGCCGGATGGCGAAGGCATCACCCTTCTGCAAGCGCTGCGCAGGCGCGACGATGCGACGCCGGTGATCATTCTGACGGCACATGACCAGGTTTCCGACCGGATAGCCGGGCTGAATGCCGGTGCGGACGACTATCTGGTCAAGCCTTTCGACCTCGACGAGCTTTCCGCGCGCATGCTGGCGGTCTCGCGCCGTTACGAGGGCCGCTCGGCCCCCGTCATCCGCCTGCCCGGCATCGAGATCAATCAGGTGGCACGCAATATCACGGTCGATGGAACGGCGCAGACGCTGAGCGCCCGCGAATGGGCCGTATTGGAAAAACTGGTCGAACATCCCGGTGCCGTCGTCTCCAAAGCGCAGCTGCACGACACGCTCTACGAATTCGGCGCGGAAATAGAAAGCAACACGGTCGAGGTCTATATCAGCCGGCTGCGCAAGAAAATCGGCCATGACCGCGTCGAGACGGTGCGCGGCGTCGGCTACACGATCAAGTGA